A genomic window from Gemmatimonadaceae bacterium includes:
- the tmk gene encoding dTMP kinase, whose amino-acid sequence MRGRLVVFEGGEGAGKSTQLQRLSARLTADGVNHAVHREPGGTPVGDRIRDILLHSDLPLAPAAEATLFVASRAQLVHTVVKPALDAGQHILLDRFLLSTYAYQIHGRGLPSRELRAANELATQGLVPDLTVLLRLPVSEGLARADKRGEADRFERAERGFHDRVAAAFDQFAEPTWQRAHPECGKIVAVDAAGTPEIVEQRVRDAIAEHCPAVLQRAGARA is encoded by the coding sequence GTGCGCGGCCGGCTGGTCGTCTTCGAAGGCGGCGAGGGGGCGGGGAAGTCGACCCAGCTCCAGCGTCTCTCGGCGCGCCTCACGGCGGACGGCGTGAACCACGCGGTCCACCGCGAGCCGGGCGGCACGCCGGTGGGCGACCGCATCCGCGACATCCTGCTGCACTCGGACCTGCCGCTGGCACCGGCCGCGGAGGCGACGCTGTTCGTGGCCTCGCGCGCCCAACTGGTGCACACGGTGGTGAAGCCGGCCCTGGACGCCGGACAGCACATCCTGCTGGACCGCTTCCTGCTCTCGACCTACGCCTACCAGATCCACGGCCGCGGCCTGCCCTCGCGGGAGCTGCGCGCGGCGAACGAGCTGGCCACGCAGGGCCTGGTGCCGGACCTCACGGTGCTGCTGCGGCTGCCAGTCTCGGAAGGCCTCGCCCGCGCGGACAAGCGGGGCGAGGCGGACCGCTTCGAACGCGCGGAGCGGGGATTCCACGACCGCGTCGCGGCGGCCTTCGACCAGTTCGCCGAGCCGACGTGGCAGCGGGCGCATCCGGAGTGCGGCAAGATTGTCGCGGTAGACGCAGCCGGCACGCCAGAAATCGTGGAGCAACGGGTGCGCGATGCAATCGCCGAGCACTGCCCGGCAGTGCTGCAACGCGCGGGGGCGCGCGCGTGA
- a CDS encoding YlbF family regulator: protein MLSDKAVELGRLIGQSNEYQAVKRANEALNEDKDVVAALQRMETLRRDAEALIQAGSSPTPAMEQELDQLLSTVQSNMLYQRFIAANENFDKVMQQVNQWMLEGIKKGAASPIITLG from the coding sequence ATGCTGAGCGACAAAGCCGTAGAACTGGGCCGGCTGATCGGCCAGAGCAATGAGTACCAGGCGGTCAAGCGCGCCAACGAAGCCCTCAATGAGGACAAAGACGTGGTCGCGGCCCTCCAACGGATGGAGACGCTGCGCCGCGACGCGGAAGCGCTGATCCAGGCGGGCTCCTCCCCGACGCCGGCGATGGAGCAGGAGCTGGACCAGCTGCTCTCCACGGTCCAGTCGAATATGCTCTACCAGCGCTTCATCGCGGCCAACGAGAACTTCGACAAAGTGATGCAGCAAGTGAACCAGTGGATGCTCGAGGGCATCAAGAAGGGCGCCGCGAGTCCGATCATCACGCTGGGCTGA
- the prmC gene encoding peptide chain release factor N(5)-glutamine methyltransferase, with translation MPTLAPLLTSLATALVPPGIPPARATARDLIAWVLDKPKFWPSANPDFELSESQVEAIQQAAAKLKQGMPLQYAVGKAPFRQLTLRVTQDTLIPRPETELLVDLVIAAQRGGKGTVVDVGTGSGAIALALAAESTFERVLATDISEKALAIAQENLSAIPEDHRPKLDFRLGNLLDPVQGQTVEAVVSNPPYISRAEAADLPANVRDWEPHLALFADDDGMAVINELIRQAGDILLPGGLLAMEVDSRRCDLAVEAVRADARFTDVEHRLDLTGRPRFVLARRKER, from the coding sequence ATGCCCACCTTAGCCCCCCTCCTCACCTCCCTCGCCACCGCCCTAGTCCCCCCCGGCATCCCCCCCGCCCGGGCCACCGCCCGCGACCTCATCGCCTGGGTCCTCGACAAGCCGAAATTCTGGCCCTCCGCCAACCCCGACTTCGAGCTCTCCGAGTCCCAAGTCGAAGCCATCCAACAGGCGGCAGCGAAGCTGAAACAGGGGATGCCCCTCCAATACGCCGTCGGCAAAGCCCCCTTTCGCCAACTGACCCTGAGGGTCACCCAAGACACCCTCATCCCGCGCCCAGAAACCGAGCTCCTCGTCGATCTGGTCATCGCCGCCCAGCGAGGCGGCAAGGGCACCGTCGTCGACGTCGGAACGGGATCAGGCGCCATCGCCCTGGCCCTCGCCGCCGAGTCCACCTTCGAGCGGGTATTAGCCACCGACATCTCAGAAAAGGCCCTGGCAATAGCCCAAGAGAACCTCAGCGCCATCCCCGAGGACCACCGCCCCAAACTGGACTTCCGACTCGGCAACCTGCTGGACCCAGTCCAGGGTCAAACGGTTGAAGCCGTGGTCTCCAACCCCCCCTATATTTCACGGGCTGAAGCGGCCGACCTGCCCGCCAACGTCCGCGACTGGGAGCCGCACCTGGCCCTCTTCGCCGACGACGACGGGATGGCGGTCATCAACGAGCTCATCCGCCAGGCGGGAGACATCCTGCTCCCGGGCGGATTGCTCGCAATGGAAGTGGACAGCCGACGCTGCGACCTGGCAGTGGAGGCGGTCCGAGCGGACGCCCGATTCACGGACGTCGAACACAGACTCGACCTGACCGGACGCCCGCGCTTCGTGCTGGCCCGGCGCAAGGAGCGATAG
- a CDS encoding S41 family peptidase codes for MNRFRVLPPMALIAAALVAGAWLLGRALDREARRSQEGAALLDVVMQRVRDSYVEPVDDEKLWQGAIAGMLDQLGDPNSAYLTPERYERLRLSASNAYRGVGLQVDVLDGWITVAQPRPGSPGERAGLQTGDRLVELDGKSMRGWTVTEARNALRGPLGSTVALVVERGQGTRIPVTLERADIRVRAVTRSVLLDGGVGYVAVTTFSDSTEAELISTVDSLRAAGARSLVIDMRGNPGGLLEQGIGVADLFLPPGRQIVTTRGRIADANRVYVDSTAERWAGMPIAVLVNGFTASAAEIVAGALQDHDRAVLLGRVTYGKGSAQAVYELSNGAAISLTQSRWFTPLGRNLEMAPEDEVRLADADTARPVFRTASGRRVYGGGGIVPDIIAGDSLPDLGERRLLAELGADVPRWREALTMEARALVQAGLVRDSTFTVRPEWRARVLARARAMGLRVSAGAFEGATAFVNRNFGNEIARQGWGVPYAQRRQVREDAVVVRAAELLRKSRAPMDVFATE; via the coding sequence GTGAACCGCTTCCGCGTCCTCCCGCCGATGGCCCTCATCGCCGCCGCACTGGTGGCGGGCGCCTGGCTGCTCGGCCGCGCATTGGACCGCGAGGCCCGCCGCTCGCAGGAAGGCGCGGCGCTGCTGGACGTCGTGATGCAGCGGGTGCGCGACTCGTACGTGGAGCCGGTGGACGACGAGAAGCTCTGGCAGGGCGCGATCGCCGGGATGCTGGACCAACTGGGCGACCCGAACTCGGCCTACCTCACGCCGGAACGCTACGAGCGCCTGCGCCTCTCGGCGTCGAATGCCTACCGCGGCGTGGGCCTGCAGGTGGACGTGCTCGATGGCTGGATCACGGTGGCGCAGCCGCGGCCGGGCTCGCCGGGCGAACGCGCCGGCCTGCAGACGGGCGACCGGCTCGTAGAGCTGGATGGCAAGTCGATGCGCGGCTGGACGGTGACGGAAGCGCGCAACGCGCTGCGCGGTCCGCTGGGCAGCACGGTGGCGCTGGTGGTGGAGCGCGGGCAGGGCACGCGCATCCCGGTGACGCTGGAGCGCGCGGACATCCGTGTGCGTGCGGTCACGCGCTCGGTGCTGCTCGACGGCGGCGTGGGCTACGTGGCGGTGACGACCTTCAGCGACTCCACCGAGGCGGAGCTGATCTCGACGGTGGATTCGCTGCGTGCCGCGGGCGCGCGCTCGCTGGTGATCGATATGCGCGGCAACCCGGGCGGGCTGCTGGAGCAGGGCATCGGCGTGGCGGATCTCTTCCTGCCGCCGGGCCGGCAGATCGTGACCACGCGCGGCCGCATCGCCGACGCCAACCGTGTGTATGTGGACTCGACCGCCGAGCGCTGGGCGGGGATGCCGATCGCGGTGCTGGTGAATGGCTTCACGGCCAGCGCGGCGGAGATCGTCGCTGGTGCGCTGCAGGACCACGACCGCGCCGTCCTCCTCGGCCGCGTGACCTACGGCAAGGGCAGCGCGCAGGCGGTGTACGAGCTGAGCAACGGCGCGGCGATCTCGCTGACGCAGTCGCGCTGGTTCACGCCGCTGGGCCGCAACCTGGAGATGGCGCCTGAGGACGAAGTGCGCCTGGCCGACGCGGACACGGCGCGCCCGGTGTTCCGCACGGCCTCGGGGCGGAGGGTGTACGGCGGCGGTGGCATCGTGCCGGACATCATCGCCGGCGACAGCCTGCCGGACCTGGGCGAGCGCCGCCTGCTGGCCGAGCTCGGGGCCGACGTGCCGCGCTGGCGCGAGGCGCTGACGATGGAGGCGCGGGCGCTGGTGCAGGCGGGCCTGGTGCGCGACTCGACGTTCACGGTGCGCCCGGAGTGGCGCGCCCGGGTGCTCGCGCGGGCACGGGCGATGGGCCTGCGCGTCAGCGCCGGCGCCTTCGAGGGCGCGACGGCCTTCGTGAACCGCAACTTCGGGAACGAGATCGCGCGCCAGGGCTGGGGCGTGCCCTACGCACAGCGGCGGCAGGTGCGTGAGGACGCAGTCGTCGTGCGGGCGGCGGAGCTGCTCAGGAAGTCGCGCGCGCCGATGGACGTGTTCGCGACGGAGTAG